The sequence AAAAGCTTAGTCCACTCAGCTGGATAAATAGATGGCAGAGCCTTGCAAAGAGCTGCAACAACCTTTCCATCACTATTGCAAACAATTGCACCCACACTAAAGGTGCCATTGCCATCCAATGGCGACGCACCATCCACATTAACTTTGAAATATCTAGGCGGAGGGGCCAACCAGCCCACATTCGATTCATATTTCACATGACTGAGCTTATTGTTGGCTTCATGGATATCCTGAATAATACTTCTCGCCAAATCCCAGATTTGCAGCGGAGAGAGGCCCTTCTCATTATGCACTAGTTGGTTCCGGTTGTGCCAAATTGCCCAGGCAGTAGCAGAAAAATAATCTAAGTGCTCACCATTGGGGCTTGAACAGAAATGAAGAACTATATCAGTGAAGTCCAAGGCATTCAAAAGAAATAAGGGGCAGTTATTCCAAAGAGCCCAAACTGACAGAGCAAAATCACATTGGATTAATGCATGAGTTAGGCTTTCAAAATCTTCTCCACATACAGGGCAGTCGCAGCACAATTGAATTCCTCTATCCGCCATTTTCACATACACAGGGAGGCTATTAGCACAGGCTCTCCAAGCAAAGATCTTGATCTTTGGAGGGAGTTTCATTTTCTAAAGTTTTTTCCAAATAATGCTTTTTGAGTCTCCGGATGAGCTTTCTCCCAAATCCTTATCTGACTGAAGCTTGGCAGCAATGTGGTATGCACTTTTAACCGTGAACACCCCTCTTTTGTTCCCAATCCATATCAGTGAATCCTCTGGCAGCCGCTGGCCTAGAGGAATTTTTAGAATCATATCTGCTTCAAAGGGCAAGAACAGTGTCCTTACTACATTGGCCTTCCACCACTTAGTATCTTGGTCAATGAGGGAGGAAACCATAGGGTAATCTCCAAAATCTCTTGGAGGGGAAATAACTTTGAATGTGGAAGGGGTTGGGAGCCACTTGTCTTCCCAAATGTGAATTAGACGCCCGTTTCCAACTCGCCAACGAGTTCCGTTCTTAATGATTTCAATACTTTGGAAAATACTTCGCCACGTGAACGAGGGGCTGCTGTCTAGACCAGCATTCAGTATGTCTTCATATGGGAAATATTTAGCCTTCAAAGTTCGGGCAGCCAGGGAGCTTAGGTTCGTAAAAATCCTCCAGACCTGTTTTGCAAGTAAGGCCAAATTGAATGCATGCAAATTACGGAAACCCAATTCATCGAGGGATTTTGGCTTGCACATTTTCTTCCAACCAACCCAAGCAACCTTAGATTCTTGCTGCTTCTGACCCCACCAAAAGCTTCTCAAATCCCTTTCAAGGTCTTCACAAAGGCTCATTGGAAGAAGGAAACAACTCATAGTGTAGGAGGGGATGGCTTGCGCAACCGCTTTGATTAGGATTTCTTTGCCTCCCATTGAGAGAAGCTTACCTTTCCAACCAGCCAACTTCTTTCCCACCTTTTCTCTTATTTCTGcaaagatttgtttttttgagcGACCAATAATGGAGGGGAGACCAAGATACTTTGCGTGCCGCAAGTCGTTCATAGGCCCAAGAATGCTTAAGATTTCATCCTTTCGCTCTTGAGAAGTGTTTGGGCTGAAAAATATTGAGGACTTCTCGGTATTGATCTTTTGCCCCGAAGTCGATTcatagattcttagtatttccATCAGCTTGTTGCATTCAACTCTATTTGCCTTACAAAAGAGGAGGCTGTCATCGGCAAAGAAAAGGTGGCTGATTTTTGGTGCCCCTCTACAAATGGTTATGCCATTCAGCTGTTGGCATCTTATTGCTTCATTGATAAGAGCTGTGAAGCCTTTCGCACAAAGAAGGAACAAGTAGGGAGATAGAGGGTCGCCTTGTCTAAGGCCCCTAGTTGGCACAATACATCCATGAACCGAACCATTTATGATGACTGAGTACGTTACCGAGGTTATGCACTTCATCACCAAATCAATCCAAGACTCATTAAAGCCCATTCTCCTCATTACCTTGTCAATAAAGGACCACTCCACCCTGTCGAAAGCTTTGCTCATATCTAACTTTGCAGCCATAAAGCTATCATTCCCATCTCTTTTACGCTTTATATAGTGCATAATCTCATAAGCCACCAAAACATTGTTAGTGATGAGTCGGTTAGCcacaaaagcactttgattCTCTGAAATAATATAAGGAAGAATAGCTTTAAGACGGTTAGCCAAAGTTTTAGAAATGAGCttataaacaacattacaaaGGCTAATAGGCCTAAAATTAGTCATTCTTAGAGGATTTTTGCATTTTGGAACAAGAGCtatattagttttatttatttcagcCATGGACATTCCAGAATTAAGTACATTCAGCACCATGTTTGTTACATTATTGCCTACAATACtccaatatttttgaaagaaaaatgcagACATACCGTCTGGGCCGGGAGACTTGTAAGGATGGAGTTGCTTGAGGGCTGAAAGAACTTCTTCTTTGGTGAAGCTTTTGGTCAACTCTAAGTTCATTCCTTTCGTTACCTTAACCGGGATGAGATTAGTAACTTCCTCAATCTTGTTCGGTAATGAAGTGGTATAAATTTCCTCAAAATATGAAATGGCAGCCTCGACAATGCTATCTTGGTCACCACACCATTTATCAAATTTATCCCAAATACCCAAGATAGTGTTTTGCTTCCTTCTTTCCGAAGCCCAAGCAAGAAAATACTTCGTGTTTCTATCCCCCTCTTTGAGCCAATGAGCCTTTAAACGTTGACACCAGTAAAGCTCTTCATTATCAATGAGATCATTAATGTCTTTCCTCACTTGCTTTATTTCCTCGGCAAAATGACCATCCCCATCCAGCTGAACCAGAAAATTAagccttttccttttctcttgaATCTTCTTTGGGATTTGCCTGTATGTGACTCAACTCTAAGCCTTTAAGTCCATGGCACAAGCCTTCAATGCAGCAGCCATTCCTTCTGTCGTATTCATATTGCCTGCTGCCATCCAAGCAGCCTCAATAATGTTTTTACATTCATCATTTCTTGCCCACATAGCTTCAAAGTGAAATCGGTGGGTGTTGGATTGTTTAGGGGCTTTGGGGTCAGCAGCATAAAGCACACAATGATCAGAAGTGGAATCCACCAGGTGATTAATTTTTACTTCACTGAACTTATCAATCCAATCAATTGTTGCAAAAGCTCTATCTAATCTTAGATACATCCTGCTGCCACCAAATTGCATATTACACCAGGTGAAATCTGGCCTCAGGTATCCCAAATCTTTGAATCCACAATCATTAACTACTTTCCTAAATTTATCCATCTGGCTCTGTGATCTCTCTGCACCACCAGATTTTTCATCCATAGataaaatctcattaaaatcgCCCATACAAAACCAAGGGAGCTGAAATTGATTCTTTAAGAACTCTAGCAAATTCCAAGACTGCTGTCTCATATGAGATTGGGGGTGACCATAGAAGCCAGTGAAACGccaaataaaattagaggaTTCTTCAGTGATGACAACATCAATGTGGTGATTGCTGTAActttttatctctaaatttgTATCCCTAATCCACAGGAGAGCCAACCCCCCACTACGGCCATGACAGGGAACATAGAGCCCATTTGCAAACCCAACTATATCCTTAATTCTCTCCATTCTGCTTTTTCTTACTTTAGTCTCCGAGAGGAAGACTATTTTGGGACCCCAGCATCGCACAAGATCGTGCAACGCTCGAACTGATCggaggttcccaagcccccggcagttccaTCCTAAGGAATTCATGGCTTCCGGCGGTGCTGTACAGCAGCCACTGCCGATATATCAGATTCATCATTTGTACCGAGTTTAACACAATGCACATTAAGAGCAATATCATTCTGAGCTTCATTAGTATCACTATTATTTGCATCATAAGCAATATCACTAACACAATGCACACTAGCATTATCATTATGATAGACACCATGATCAATGCAAACATTACTCCCACCTTTTCTTCTCTTAGCTGAGTTATCTAAGTTTTCAAGTTCCTTTTCAGAGAGAAGCAAATTAATTTGACGTTTTGTACCTGAGTTTGGGCCGAGTGCTTGCTTCTCCTTTCTTTGGGTAAGGCCTTTCTCACGGGCTATATTTTTTATTCGGCCCCTTCCTCTTTGGTTTTTCTTTGCTTCTTGGGCTGCTGCTTGTTCTGCTCTTTCTTCTTGCTTTTGGGCCCAATGCTGTGTCCTGAGTGGGCTTGTGTCTTCATTGTTATTGCCTACGTGTGAAGTAGATTGACAGCTCACTTGCAACATACTTCTTTCACCCACTCTAATAACCGGATTTGGCTCATCTATCTGAATGGGAGTGGGGCTCTCTGTATCTACCTCAGCCTTTTGACTAACAACTCCCATATCAATTTCTCTTATGTCTCTTTCAGCCCTGACTTTAGCCGACTGCCTGTCTTGAGTATCTGACACTCCACATATCTGATTTTGAGCTGACTTGTCCCCTAAGTTTGAACTTTGGAAAAAGTCTTCATTGTTGCTTTCTTCTCCACAACCCGCCGGTGAAGTATGCAGAAAATTTTCAGCTGCACACCGGCTTCCATCTTCATTTGTATTTTCCTTGGCACCTAAATTTCTAGCTTTAAAATTCATTTGTTTTACATTTCCACCATTAAAGGCTCCATTTGCCTTTAACCACTCCCCATATTGCTTCGGGGTGTTTTGCCAGTCAGAATAGATCTTGCAATGTTTGTCATCATGACCAAGCAGCCCACACAAATAACAGAAGGTAGGGAGCCTTTCATATCTAAATGTAATCCAAAACTTTTCACCAATCTTATTCACTACATTTCCACCTCTTCGGAGTGGCTTCTCAATTGGGAGATCCACTCTAATGCGTAGGAATTTGGCTTGATCTGAGTGTTTGGCTCTTTTATCTACTTCAATCAAACGCCCCAAACTCTTCCCAATATCCTGACAAACTTCCTCTGACATGAGCTCAAATGGGAGAAAACAATATTTGTTGCCGTGAGACCTTTCTTCCATCTACACAGAAGCAgcaaattgttttcaaaattccaTGGCCCACTGTTTTCCACCCAATCGCGTTGATAACTTGAGCCAAATTTAAATTGTAAGATGTTGCTCCCAACGTCAACAATTCTTAGTTTCGATCCCATCTTCCATGCTGCCCTCAGTGTGTTTTTCAGAGTTCTAATGTTTTGCTGCCTATCTGAAAGAAGCCTTCCAAACAAGCTTAATGAACATTCTTCTAAGAGGTCATCCCTATTTTGAGTTGAAATTATAAtatcctcttcttcctctttagTCAGACAAAGGTGCTGCAGCTCTTCGATGATATCTTGTTCCATTGAGAAGACCAGTGAAGTGAGAGGGTAAGAAAACCCCCACAGGGGAGCTTAGTTCTCTACCAAAAGGAGAGGGAAAGTTCTCTTAcaaggtgagagagagagagactcctaCATGGGAGAGCGTAGTGCTTTCATCCCAATTTGTATTGCCGTGAAGGTTTTTATTTCCTATGATAATTAAAATCTGCCATTCCTTATAGTTTGAGATATTTCTATAATATCTTTTCTCTTGTGGGTCATAGTAGTGTTGCTCTTGGAAAGTCATTGCTTGCATCCATTCACTCTTTAATCTTTGGACTGTACGCAAAGCTTGATGGATGTCCGGCTCTAGTCTCTCAAAAATAGCTCTATTTCTTGTCTTCCAAATTGTCCAAAGAATGGCTCCTTGTTCAATCAATATCTCTATATCCCTTTGACTTTTTATattacaattttcaatttgtgaCTTCATCCAATTAGCCATATCTGTTGTGTATATCAAATGAGTTCTCAGCCCTTGCGCAGCACCATACCACATAGCTCTAACAAAGTGACATGACATGAACAGGTGATCTAGAGTTTCCTGATCTTCTCCACAAACCGCACAAGTATCATCCGTAATTATCTGCCTCTTGGCTAATTCGGTTCTTGTAGCCTGTAGGTAGTCCACGATAAAGAATTTTCCACAAGAAGGGAGACACCctaaaaggaatcccaagttTCCATAGATTAAGCCAGCATTTTTTCCTTGTGTAGTCATTACGATTTGCATTTTCTTGATTTAGGGCCGTTAACATCTTGTAGCCCTTCTTCACTTGGTATTCACCACTACTAAAGAAGGGCCAGATTACCTTATCAATGTTTccaaatttggaaaaaatcGTACTCAGGATAGCTTCTACTTCAATCCTATAATAAATAGTATTAATCAGATTACTATTCCAGTTCCTCGATATAGGATCCATAAGGTCTTTAACTGTACCATATAGTAGTTGAAGAAGATCTAAATAGTCAGCACTCCTTGGCTTGTACCAAAAGGAGTCTCTCACTCTAATGCTGTCCCCTCTTCCCACTTGCCACTTTGCTTACGCCAGTGGGGAGTTCCTTGTTTGCCATATATATTTTCCACATCTTGCTGGAGTTTTTAGGAACTTGATCTATTTCCCATATATGGTTGATCTTGCGGAAATATTTGCTTTTCAAGGTTTTGGCTAGTAACAATTGCAGATTTTGCCCTATCCTCCAGAATTGCTTAGCTACTCAAGCTTGATTGAATGTTTCTGTTTACCTGATTCCAAGACCCCCATTGCATCTTGTTTGGCAAATCTTTTCCCaagcaattttaaaatttg is a genomic window of Quercus lobata isolate SW786 chromosome 2, ValleyOak3.0 Primary Assembly, whole genome shotgun sequence containing:
- the LOC115974112 gene encoding uncharacterized protein LOC115974112, producing MKLPPKIKIFAWRACANSLPVYVKMADRGIQLCCDCPVCGEDFESLTHALIQCDFALSVWALWNNCPLFLLNALDFTDIVLHFCSSPNGEHLDYFSATAWAIWHNRNQLVHNEKGLSPLQIWDLARSIIQDIHEANNKLSHVKYESNVGWLAPPPRYFKVNVDGASPLDGNGTFSVGAIVCNSDGKVVAALCKALPSIYPAEWTKLFALEQGIFLAQLMAISKVIFESDAALAIQAISQGSCGGEIGHLIQGILEAGQVNRAFNGAAHELAQYAKWNNASHVWKDVFPLFLNSLFHSVLN